A single window of Nicotiana sylvestris chromosome 3, ASM39365v2, whole genome shotgun sequence DNA harbors:
- the LOC104226411 gene encoding carbon catabolite repressor protein 4 homolog 1-like: protein MLSVVRVHLPSDIPIVGCELTPYVLLRRPTDATSLLSDDIPESAPLHGCFLRYKWYRIQSDKQVAICSVHPSEQATLQCLGCVKAKIPVAKSYHCSPKCFSDAWQHHRVLHERAASAVNENGNEEEELFGRFNSTGSGVNMSLTSSQSSGSLTNGTAPLYPAAVAQRNGGETWFEVGRSKTYTPSADDIGHVLKFECAVIDAETKLPVGHASTVLTSRVIPAPSPTPRRLISVNGADIPVHLDLDSRLSSSGTFTVLSYNILSDAYATNELYSYCPSWALTWTYRRQNLLREIVGYRADIVCLQEVQSDHFEEFFAPELDKHGYQALFKRKTAEVFGENINTIDGCATFFRRDRFAHVKKYEVEFNKAAQSLTEALVPSAQKKTALSRLVKDNVALIVVLEAKFNNQGIDNPGKRQLVCVANTHVNVHQELKDVKLWQVHTLLKGLEKIAASADIPMLVCGDFNSVPGSAPHALLAMGKVDPMHPDLAMDPLGILRPATKLMHQLPLVSAYSSFARMPVILGLEQQRRRMDPSTNEPLFTNCTRDFIGTHDYIFYSADSLTVESLLELLDEESLRKDTALPSPEWSSDHIALLAEFRCKPRTRR, encoded by the exons GTACCGCATACAAAGTGATAAACAAGTTGCGATCTGCAGCGTCCACCCATCTGAGCAAGCTACATTGCAATGCCTAGGATGTGTGAAGGCCAAAATCCCTGTTGCCAAGAGTTATCATTGCTCGCCGAAATGTTTCTCAGATGCATGGCAGCATCATCGTGTTCTGCATGAACGTGCTGCTAGTGCTGTGAATGAAAACGGAAATGAGGAGGAAGAATTATTTGGGCGATTCAATAGTACAGGATCTGGTGTTAATATGAGCTTGACTTCTTCGCAATCAAGCGGTAGCTTGACAAATGGAACGGCACCATTATATCCTGCAGCTGTAGCTCAAAGAAATGGTGGTGAAACTTGGTTTGAAGTTGGACGCTCTAAAACTTACACACCATCTGCAGATGATATTGGTCACGTCCTTAAATTTGAATGTGCTGTCATCGATGCAGAAACCAAATTACCTGTTGGACATGCTAGTACCGTGTTAACGTCTCGAGTGATTCCAGCTCCATCTCCTACTCCACGTCGCTTGATTTCAGTTAATGGGGCCGATATACCAGTGCATCTGGACTTAGATAGTCGTTTATCATCTTCAGGAACTTTTACTGTGCTTTCATACAACATTCTGTCTGATGCATATGCAACAAATGAATTGTACAGTTATTGCCCCTCTTGGGCTCTTACTTGGACTTATCGAAGACAAAATCTATTGCGTGAAATAGTTGGCTATCGTGCTGACATTGTTTGCCTTCAAGAG GTTCAGAGTGATCACTTTGAGGAATTCTTCGCTCCTGAGCTGGACAAACATGGTTATCAAGCTCTGTTCAAAAGGAAAACAGCTGAG GTGTTTGGTGAAAATATCAATACCATTGATGGTTGTGCCACATTTTTCCGCCGAGATAGATTTGCACATGTTAAAAAATATGAG GTTGAGTTCAATAAAGCTGCTCAATCTTTGACTGAAGCCTTAGTTCCTAGTGCCCAAAAGAAGACCGCACTAAGTCGTTTGGTTAAG GATAACGTTGCTCTTATTGTGGTTCTGGAAGCAAAGTTCAATAACCAGGGGATTGACAACCCTGGGAAGCGCCAACTTGTTTGTGTG GCTAACACACATGTAAATGTTCATCAAGAGTTAAAGGATGTTAAACTTTGGCAG GTTCACACACTTTTAAAAGGACTAGAGAAAATTGCTGCTAGTGCTGACATTCCAATGCTAGTCTGTGGTGATTTTAACTCAGTCCCCGGAAG TGCTCCTCATGCACTTCTGGCAATGGGGAAAGTTGATCCAATGCATCCAGATTTAGCAATGGACCCTCTTGGTATTTTGCGTCCAGCCACAAAGTTGATGCATCAACTGCCATTG GTCAGTGCTTACTCATCCTTCGCCCGAATGCCTGTGATTCTTGGACTAGAGCAGCAACGGAGGAGGATGGATCCTAGTACCAATGAACCCTTGTTTACAAACTGCACTAGAGATTTTATTGGGACTCATGATTATATATTCTATTCTG CGGACTCTTTAACTGTTGAATCGTTGTTGGAGCTCTTGGACGAGGAAAGCTTGAGAAAAGATACAGCACTTCCTTCTCCAGAGTGGTCCTCCGATCATATAGCACTCTTAGCTGAGTTTCGCTGCAAGCCTAGAACTAGACGCTGA
- the LOC104226410 gene encoding non-specific lipid transfer protein GPI-anchored 14-like, whose translation MAFPSVTISNFILMLLMIGFASSDFAEDRKECQNQLLHLSSCLSYVGGDAQLPTPACCAQLRKDLHKTKYCLCLIVKDRNEPNIGYKINATLALGLPYVCGAPTNVSECPAILKLAPNSPDAQVFIDFVSHSKTGNNASIGDVQSSSSIKFSNKRWFAAGRDVGVAFCVLIFVMITMI comes from the exons ATGGCATTCCCTAGTGTTACAAtatcaaactttatacttatgtTGTTGATGATTGGTTTTGCAAGCTCTGATTTTGCAGAGGATAGAAAAGAGTGCCAAAACCAACTGCTTCATCTATCATCTTGCTTGTCTTATGTTGGTGGAGACGCTCAACTTCCCACCCCAGCTTGCTGTGCCCAGCTCAGAAAAGATTTACACAAAACCAAATATTGTCTTTGCCTTATTGTAAAAGACAGAAATGAGCCAAATATTGGCTACAAAATCAATGCCACCTTAGCACTCGGTCTGCCGTACGTCTGCGGTGCTCCAACTAATGTTTCAGAATGCCCCG CAATTCTAAAACTTGCTCCTAACTCACCGGACGCTCAGGTTTTTATCGACTTCGTCAGCCACTCCAAAACTGGAAACAATGCAAGCATAGGCG ATGTCCAGTCAAgttcaagtatcaaatttagcaacaAGAGATGGTTTGCTGCAGGGAGAGACGTTGGTGTTGCATTTTGTGTTCTGATATTTGTTATGATCACCATGATTTAG